One region of Gemmatimonadota bacterium genomic DNA includes:
- the sufD gene encoding Fe-S cluster assembly protein SufD: MAEAVGVLEDRDVAVAETRGLEALDVSEVEAAASGQPDWLREARLAAWETYLATPMPTTKQEEWRYTKVSQLGLDEVTFGAGDEGAAVRIGFEEEYAAKGVILTDLATAAREQPELVREYLGRAVSADAGKFQALNGALWGAGVFLYVPRGVRLEHPVRVRRSIERGGVALLPRTLIVAEEGSQVAYVDEFASSDLDEPALSIGAVEVFAKQAAQVQYVGLQRWGRGVRHLSQLRTIAERDANLDTLVVNLGASVARVDMAASLEGPGARSDMLGLYFAHDDQHFDHNTRQDHVSDHATSDLLYKGALYDATRSIFRGIIKVFPGAQRTDAYQTNRNLLLSGKARADSLPNLEIEADDVRCSHGATVGQLDAEEMFYLRSRGLSKEEAERLVIFGFFGEVLERLPLPGVVEELREAISRKIGWHHG, from the coding sequence TTGGCTGAGGCGGTGGGGGTGCTGGAAGACCGCGACGTGGCGGTCGCCGAGACGCGCGGCCTGGAGGCGCTCGACGTGAGCGAGGTGGAGGCGGCCGCGTCGGGCCAGCCCGACTGGCTGCGCGAGGCGAGGCTGGCGGCGTGGGAGACCTACCTGGCCACGCCCATGCCGACCACGAAGCAGGAGGAGTGGCGCTACACCAAGGTGTCGCAGCTCGGGCTGGACGAGGTGACGTTCGGCGCGGGCGATGAAGGCGCGGCGGTGCGCATTGGTTTCGAGGAGGAGTACGCCGCGAAAGGCGTGATCCTCACCGACCTGGCCACCGCCGCGCGCGAGCAGCCCGAGTTGGTGCGCGAGTACCTGGGCCGCGCGGTATCCGCCGACGCGGGCAAGTTCCAGGCGCTGAACGGCGCGCTGTGGGGCGCGGGCGTGTTCCTTTACGTGCCGCGCGGCGTGCGGCTGGAGCACCCGGTGCGCGTGCGCCGCTCGATCGAGCGGGGCGGAGTCGCGCTGCTGCCGCGCACGCTGATCGTGGCCGAGGAGGGCAGCCAGGTCGCCTACGTGGACGAGTTCGCCTCGTCCGACCTGGACGAACCGGCGCTGTCGATCGGCGCGGTCGAGGTCTTCGCCAAGCAGGCCGCGCAGGTGCAGTACGTGGGGCTGCAGCGCTGGGGGCGGGGCGTCCGGCACTTGTCGCAGCTCCGCACGATCGCCGAGCGCGACGCCAACCTGGACACGCTGGTCGTCAACCTGGGCGCCAGCGTGGCGCGCGTGGACATGGCCGCGAGCCTGGAGGGCCCGGGGGCGCGCAGCGACATGCTGGGCCTCTACTTCGCGCACGACGACCAGCACTTCGACCACAACACGCGCCAGGACCACGTGTCCGACCACGCCACGAGCGACCTGCTCTACAAGGGCGCGCTCTACGACGCGACGCGCTCGATCTTCCGCGGCATCATCAAGGTCTTCCCGGGCGCGCAGCGCACCGACGCGTACCAGACCAACCGCAACCTGCTGCTGTCCGGCAAGGCGCGCGCGGACTCGCTCCCCAACCTGGAGATCGAGGCCGACGACGTGCGCTGCTCGCACGGCGCCACGGTGGGCCAGCTCGACGCCGAGGAGATGTTCTACCTGCGCAGCCGCGGGCTCTCCAAGGAGGAGGCCGAGCGGCTCGTGATCTTCGGCTTCTTCGGCGAGGTGTTGGAGCGGCTCCCGCTGCCCGGGGTGGTAGAGGAGCTGCGCGAGGCGATCTCCCGCAAGATCGGCTGGCACCATGGTTGA
- a CDS encoding non-heme iron oxygenase ferredoxin subunit, with the protein MVEGTDTFVRVASVDQIPEGSLLAVEAEGHAVCLANVEGTLYALQDNCSHQDFALSEGELDGGTVECVLHGARFEVASGRALALPAIRPVKTYDVRVDGDDVLVDLG; encoded by the coding sequence ATGGTTGAGGGGACCGACACCTTCGTCCGCGTCGCGTCGGTCGACCAGATCCCCGAGGGCTCTCTGCTGGCCGTCGAGGCCGAGGGCCACGCCGTCTGCCTGGCCAACGTGGAGGGCACCCTGTACGCGCTCCAGGACAACTGCAGCCACCAGGACTTCGCCCTGTCCGAGGGCGAGCTGGACGGCGGCACCGTGGAGTGCGTGCTGCACGGCGCGCGCTTCGAGGTCGCCAGCGGCCGCGCCTTGGCACTACCCGCGATCCGCCCCGTGAAGACCTACGACGTTAGGGTCGACGGCGACGACGTCCTCGTGGACCTGGGGTGA